CCATAGCTAATTCAGTCGGAACACCTTCTAATTCATATAGTATCCTACCTGGCTTTATTACTGCTACCCATCCTTCGGGACTACCTTTTCCTTTTCCCATTCTAACCTCAGCGGGTTTTTTAGTTATAGGTTTATCAGGGAAAATTCGTATCCACATTTTCCCTCCTCTTTTTATGTGTCGAGTTATAGCAATTCGAGCTGCTTCTATTTGCTTTGAACTAATATATCCACATTCCGTAGCCTGAAGCCCAAATTTCCCAAAATTTAAATCACTACCACTCATCGCCATGCCTTTCATGCGCCCTCGTTGCTGTTTTCTATATTTAACTTTTTTTGGACTTAGCATCAATAAACCTTTCTTTTAAAACAATTATTCTATTCAGATAATCTCTTGTTATCTGCTAATTTTTCACCTTTGAATATAAAAACTTTAATACCAATCATGCCATAAGTAGTTTTTGCTTCAGTAACACCATAATCAATATCCGCTCTCAACGTATGCAATGGAATCCGTCCTTCTTTGTACCATTCAGTTCTAGCCATCTCTGCTCCACCTAACCGTCCTGAGCATATAATTTTAATTCCCTTTGCACCAGATTTTATAGCAGACACTACACATTTTTTCATAGCACGCCTAAAAGCCACCCTACGCAACAATTGATTGCCTACGTTTTCTGCTACCAATTTAGCATCAATCTCGATCTTTTTTACTTCCTGAATATCAATCGAAACTTCGTTTGTAGCAGTTTTTTCTAATGTTTTTCGTAATAATAATTTTTCTATATCTCTTTTTAATAAATCGATTTCCGCACCTTTTTTCCCAATAATAATACCGGGTTTAGCAGCATATATAACTAATCGAATTCGCTTATCTGACCTTTCTATTTCTATTTTTGAGATGCCTGCGTGGCTAAGCTTTTTCTTTACAAATTCTCTCAACTTATAGTCTTCCACAATAAATTTTGAATAATTCTTTTCAGCATACCATCGTGATTCCCATGTTTTAACAATTCCTATTCTCAGCCCTATTGGATTTACTTTTTGCCCCAACCTAACGCCTCCTTCTCTTAAGAATATTATCAACCTACTACCACAGTAATATGACTTGTTCTTTTTAAAATTCTTGTACCTCTCCCTCTAGCTCTTGCCCTAAATCTTTTTAAAGTTGGTCCTTGATCGACAAAAATATTTTTAATTATCAATTTATCATCATCAACTTCCATTTTAGGATGAGTGTTAGCATTTGCTATTGCTGACAAAAGAACCTTTTTAACCATAAATGCAGCCTTCTGAGGCATAAAGCTAAGTTTATTCGCCCCCGTCTCAACGGATAAGCCTATTAATGAGTCAATTATTTTTCTAACTTTTTTAGGAGAAATACGATTATACTTAGATACAGCTTTAACTTCCATCTATATTAATTTCCTTATTATCCCTTACTTTTTATTTTTGTCTTCTTATCACCTGAATGCCCGTGGAAAGTTCTGGTTGGCGAAAATTCTCCTAATTTATGACCTACCATATTTTCCGTAATTAAAACTGGGATGAATTTTTTTCCATTGTGAACCGCCATAGTTAATCCTACCATTTCAGGAATAATAATAGATCTCCTTGACCATGTTTTTATTACTCTACTTACTCTTGATTTCTGTAAATCTTGAACTTTTTTAAAAAGTTTTGATTCAATATATGGACCTTTTTTTAATGAACGCGGCATAATTCCTCAACATGATACTTAATCTTGTTTTTATTTACTTCTTTTTGTAACTATATATTTATTGCTTTTACCTTTGCGTCTCGTCTTATATCCTTTAGTTGGCTTACCCCATGGAGTGCAAGGATGTCTTCCACCTGAAGATTTTCCTTCTCCTCCTCCCATAGGATGATCGATCGGGTTCATAGCAACTCCACGAACTTTAGGCCTTTTTCCAAGCCATCTATTTCGTCCAGCTTTTCCAATCGAAATATTTTCATGTTCAACATTCCCAACTTGACCAATGGTCGCCTTACATTTTAACAAAATTTTCCTTACCTCGCCTGAAGGTAATTTAACTAACCCATATGGATCTTCTTTCGCCATAAGTTGAGCATATACTCCTGCACTTCTAACAAGCTGACCACCCTTACCAAGTTTTAATTCAACATTATGAATGTATGTACCTAATGGTATATTTTTCAACGGAAGCGTATTTCCAGGCTTAATATCAACACTCTGACCAGTCTGAATAACATCACCTACAGAAAGCCCATTCGGTGCTAAAATATATCGTTTTTCTCCATCTGCATAATTTAACAATGCAATTCGAGCGGAACGATTTGGATCATATTCAACTGCAACAACTTTAGCGGGAATACTATCCTTATCTCGTTTAAAGTCAATAATTCTATATAACCGTTTATGCCTTCCACCTCTATGTCGACAAGTTATTCTTCCTGTTGAATTTCTACCACCTTTTTCATTTATAGATTTAACTAAACTTTTCAATGGGGGAGCCGAACTCAAATTTTCATTGGAAATATATTCTTGAAATCGCCTTCCCGCTGAAGTAGGTTTTACCCTTTTTACTGTCACGTTTACTCCTTTAAATGTTAAATTCCATCAAAAAAATCAATTCTTTCTCCTGGCATTAACCCAATAATAGCTTTTTTAAAATCTCTTCTTTTTCCAAGAATACGGCCACGTCTTTTTGTTTTGCCTTTCACTGAAATCGTTTTTACAGACAAGACCTTAACATTAAACAACGATTCCATGGCTTTCTTAATCTCAATTCGGTTTGCATCTTTTTTGACTTCAACACAAATTTTATTTGAAATTTCTTTAAGTAAATTAGTCTTTTCTGTATTAATTGGCCTTTTTATTATATCATAATTAATCATGCCTGAAGTCTCCCTTCAATTTTATCTATCGATGATTCAAGCATAATTAGATTGCTATATTTTAAAACATCATACACATTCAAACCTTCTTGTTTCAAAACTTTTATATTTTTTATATTTTTTGCTGACATAACAAAATTATCTAATTCTCCGTCAACAATAAATAAACCTTTTTTTATATTAAGGGCGTCTAAAATATTCACAACTCTTTTTGTTTTAATTTCATCGAATTCAATTTTATCAAGAACAATTAAATTTTGTTCCTTTAATTTAGAACTTAAAGCCATTTTCATAGCTAAACGTTTTACTTTTTTCGGCAAAGAATATGAATAATCTCTAATTGATGGGCCAAACACACATCCTCCGCCCCTTAAAATCGGAGATTTTATATCTCCTCTTCGAGCTCTACCTGTGCCTTTTTGCCTGTATAATTTTTTTCCACTTCCTTTTACATCGGATCTTCTCTTTACAGAAGCAGTCCCCGAACGTTTTTTAGCTAATTGCATCTTAACAACTTCGTGTAATACAGGAGATCTTATTTCAACGTTAAATATAGCATCAGCAAGTAATTTCTCTGACACTTTTTCGCCATATACATTTAGAACATCTACCACAGCCATATTATTCCTCGAAATCACAAAATTCCCTTAAAATTTATATTGATTATTTTTTTAATTCAAAGCAACTATATATGTATTCAAAAAAAATAAATACTAAGAGTTCTTCTTCATTATCAAAATAACTCCTTGATTAGGGCCTGGCACACAACCTTTTACAAGCATTATCCCATCTTCCTGAAGAATATCCATAATTTTTAAATTCTTTACAGTTTTTCTTGTGTTACCATAGTGTCCAGGCATTTTCTTTCCCTTCACAACCCTTGATGGCCACGCACTACTGCCTATAGATCCTGGTATCCGATGACTATCACTTCCGTGCGTCGCCTTTCCTCCATGAAAGCCATGCCGTTTAACAACTCCAGAAAAACCTCTACCTTTCATATTACTTATTATATTGATTGTTTCACCAATTTTAAAAATATCAATCCCTATTTTTTGCCCCACAGAGTAATCAGCAATCTTATCTACTGCCTCAAATTCTCTAACATATCTAAACCCAATATAACCGCTTTTTTTAAAATGACCTTGCAATGGTTTATTAACTAAAACACTTCTCTTCTCTTCAAATCCTATTTGCAATGCATCATAGCCATCTGTAGCCATTAATTTGATCTGGGTAACTACACAAGGGCCTATCTGCAAAGCAGTCACTCCAATATAATTACCCTCCGAAGAAAATATGCTCACCATCCCAATTTTTTTACCAATTAAACCTTTACACATCTTCCCAATAATCCTTTATAATTGTTTTATATCTACACCAACTCCTGGAGATAAATCTAGTTTCATCAAAGCATCAATTGTATTCTGTGTCGGATCTAGGATATCTAATAATCTTTTATGAGTACGAACTTCAAATTGTTCTCTTGATTTTTTATCAATATGTGGCGAACGCAAAACACAAAATTTATTAATCATAGTTGGTAATGGTACCGGCCCAACAATTTTAGCACCGGTCTTCTTTGCTGTTTCTACAATGTCAGAAGATGCATGATCGATAAGCTTATGATCATAAGCTCGCAATCTTATCCTAATTTTTGAACTTGTTTTCATAATAAACAAAATCCCATTTATTCAATAATATCAGTTACAACACCTGCGCCTACAGTACGCCCACCTTCACGTATCGCAAATCGCAACTCTTTTTCCATAGCAATAGGAGTAATCAAATCAACCGAAATTGCAATATTATCTCCTGGCATTATCATTTCTACACCTTGTGGTAAAGTAATAATCCCTGTAACATCCGTAGTTCTAAAATAAAATTGGGGTCTATATCCATTAAAAAATGGAGTATGTCTACCACCTTCTTCTTTACTTAGAACATAAACTTCTGCTTTAAATTTTTTATGTGGCGTAATAGAACCAGGTTTAGCAATAACCTGACCTCTTTCAATTTCTTCTCGCTTTGTGCCACGTAACAATAACCCAACATTATCGCCAGCTCTTCCTTCATCCAATAGTTTTCTAAACATTTCTACACCAGTACAAACAGTCTTCGCTGTTGGCCTAATTCCAACAATTTCTACTTCATCTCCTATTCTTACAATACCTCTTTCCATACGCCCAGTGACTACTGTTCCACGACCAGAAATACTAAAAACATCCTCGATTGGCATTAAAAATTCTTTATCAATGTCTCGCTTTGGATCCGGAATAAATGAATCAATTGCGTCCATTAATTCAAATACACACTTTGCGTCATCACTATCTACACTATCCGATTGCAATGCTTTTAATGCACTACCTCTTATTATTGGAGTATCATCTCCAGGAAAATTATATTTTGTTAACAATTCTCGTAATTCTAATTCAACTAATTCAATCAATTCTTCATCATCAACCATGTCGCATTTATTTAAAAAAACGACCATATTAGGAACTCCAACCTGACGAGCCAACAAAATATGCTCTCTTGTTTGCGGCATTGGTCCATCATCTGCTGCAACTACTAAAATTGCTCCATCCATTTGAGCTGCCCCTGTAATCATATTTTTAATATAATCAGCGTGGCCTGGACAATCTACATGAGCATAATGCCTGTTATCTGTTTCATACTCTACATGAGCAGTAGCAATAGTAATACCTCTTTCTCTTTCTTCTGGAGCCTTGTCAATTTGATCAAAAGGAACATATTTTGCTCTACCTTTTAATCCGTTCAATTTAGTAATAGCAGCTGTCAAAGTAGTTTTTCCGTGGTCAATATGTCCAATCGTACCTACATTCACGTGGACTTTCTTTCTGTCAAATTTTTCCTTTGCCATACTATAAAACTCCTCTTATTTAACATAATATAAAAAAATTAAAATTAAATCTATAAATATTCTTCTTACTAAATAATTCATATATTTGCGTATTACCATTTATAATGTGCAAACGCTTTATTTGCTTCCGCCATTTTATGAGTATCTTCTTTCTTTTTTACTGAAGCTCCTCTTTCATTTGCTGCATCAATTATTTCGCCCGCCAATTTTTTAGCCATCGTTTTCTCACTTCGCTTCCTAGCGTTTACTATAATCCATTTCATAGCAAGCGCTAAACGCCTTGTAGATCTTATTTCTGTTGGCACCTGATAAGTCGATCCTCCAACTCTTCTTGATTTTACCTCAAATGATGGACGCACTTTATCTATAGCCTGCTCAAATGTTTTCAAGCCTGAATCATTAGTTTTCTCAGCGATAATATCAAAAGCATCATAAATAATTGATTCCGCAATACTTTTCTTTCCATTTTTCATAATATTGTTAGTAAATTTTGCTACTAAAAAACTATTATATTTAGCATCATATGATATTTTTCGCTCTTCTGCTTCACGTTTTCTAGCCATATTAACTTCCTTAAACTTTCATTTTAATTCGCGTAAGAAGAATTATTTAGGTTTTTTAGTCCCATATTTTGATCTTCCTTGCTTTCTGTCTGCAACACCTAATGTATCCAAAGTTCCCCTAACGATATGATATCTTACGCCAGGTAAATCTTTTACTCGTCCGCCTCGCACAAGTACTACCGAATGTTCTTGCAAATTATGCCCAACCCCTGGAATATATGCTGTTACTTCAACTCCACTCGTGAGTCTAACCCTAGCAACCTTTCTTAAGGCTGAATTTGGTTTTTTAGGTGTAGTTGTATATACTCGTGTACATACACCTCTTTTTTGAGGAGCACCCTTTAATGCTGGCGTTTTTACCTTCTTTTTAGCTTTTTTTCTTCCCATTCTAACAAGCTGATTGATGGTTGGCATTTATCTAAAATTCCTTCCTTACTTTAATAAAATAATATATATTTCCGCCCGATAAAAATGGGTTACTTTACTTATATCACTTTAGTTTGTCAAGTATTTTTATAATTCTTTATTTGTAATGTTATAATTTATATCTAACCTATAGAGATATTTCAGTTTCAATATTTCTATATTTTGCAAGTCCAGTTCCAGCTGGAATTAACCTGCCCATTATAACATTTTCTTTAAGTCCTCTTAAATGATCTTCTAATCCTGCTATACTAGCTTCAGTTAATACCTTTGTTGTTTCTTGAAACGATGCCGCAGAAATAAAACTATCAGTACTCAAAGATGCTTTAGTAATACCCAAAATCAATGGTTCTCCTTTAGCTGGGTTCAATCCTTTTAACTTCATTTCATTATTTGCATCATCAAAAACAATTCTATCAACTTGCTCTTCCAAAATAAAATTAGTATCGCCTACATCCGTAACCTTAACTCTCCTCATCATTTGTCGAACTATAACTTCAATATGTTTATCATTTATTTTTACACCTTGAAGCCGATAAACTTCTTGAACTTCATCGACTAAATATCTAGCTAATGCTACTTCTCCTTTAATACTTAAAATATCTTGAGGATTTGAAGAACCTGCTACTATCTGCTCCCCGGCCCTAACATAATCACCCTCATACACATTCAAATACTTTCCTCGTGGGATTAAATATTCTTTTTTGTCACCATCAGATGTTGGGGAAATAGTTACCTTTTGTTTTCCTTTCATAGTTCCTTTTGATATAGAAACATAGCCATCTATCTCT
This window of the Desulfobacterales bacterium genome carries:
- the rplP gene encoding 50S ribosomal protein L16; this translates as MLSPKKVKYRKQQRGRMKGMAMSGSDLNFGKFGLQATECGYISSKQIEAARIAITRHIKRGGKMWIRIFPDKPITKKPAEVRMGKGKGSPEGWVAVIKPGRILYELEGVPTELAMEACRLASHKLPIMTKFIERDKIE
- the rpsC gene encoding 30S ribosomal protein S3: MGQKVNPIGLRIGIVKTWESRWYAEKNYSKFIVEDYKLREFVKKKLSHAGISKIEIERSDKRIRLVIYAAKPGIIIGKKGAEIDLLKRDIEKLLLRKTLEKTATNEVSIDIQEVKKIEIDAKLVAENVGNQLLRRVAFRRAMKKCVVSAIKSGAKGIKIICSGRLGGAEMARTEWYKEGRIPLHTLRADIDYGVTEAKTTYGMIGIKVFIFKGEKLADNKRLSE
- the rplV gene encoding 50S ribosomal protein L22; translated protein: MEVKAVSKYNRISPKKVRKIIDSLIGLSVETGANKLSFMPQKAAFMVKKVLLSAIANANTHPKMEVDDDKLIIKNIFVDQGPTLKRFRARARGRGTRILKRTSHITVVVG
- the rpsS gene encoding 30S ribosomal protein S19, which produces MPRSLKKGPYIESKLFKKVQDLQKSRVSRVIKTWSRRSIIIPEMVGLTMAVHNGKKFIPVLITENMVGHKLGEFSPTRTFHGHSGDKKTKIKSKG
- the rplB gene encoding 50S ribosomal protein L2, translated to MTVKRVKPTSAGRRFQEYISNENLSSAPPLKSLVKSINEKGGRNSTGRITCRHRGGRHKRLYRIIDFKRDKDSIPAKVVAVEYDPNRSARIALLNYADGEKRYILAPNGLSVGDVIQTGQSVDIKPGNTLPLKNIPLGTYIHNVELKLGKGGQLVRSAGVYAQLMAKEDPYGLVKLPSGEVRKILLKCKATIGQVGNVEHENISIGKAGRNRWLGKRPKVRGVAMNPIDHPMGGGEGKSSGGRHPCTPWGKPTKGYKTRRKGKSNKYIVTKRSK
- the rplW gene encoding 50S ribosomal protein L23 codes for the protein MINYDIIKRPINTEKTNLLKEISNKICVEVKKDANRIEIKKAMESLFNVKVLSVKTISVKGKTKRRGRILGKRRDFKKAIIGLMPGERIDFFDGI
- the rplD gene encoding 50S ribosomal protein L4 — its product is MAVVDVLNVYGEKVSEKLLADAIFNVEIRSPVLHEVVKMQLAKKRSGTASVKRRSDVKGSGKKLYRQKGTGRARRGDIKSPILRGGGCVFGPSIRDYSYSLPKKVKRLAMKMALSSKLKEQNLIVLDKIEFDEIKTKRVVNILDALNIKKGLFIVDGELDNFVMSAKNIKNIKVLKQEGLNVYDVLKYSNLIMLESSIDKIEGRLQA
- the rplC gene encoding 50S ribosomal protein L3 encodes the protein MCKGLIGKKIGMVSIFSSEGNYIGVTALQIGPCVVTQIKLMATDGYDALQIGFEEKRSVLVNKPLQGHFKKSGYIGFRYVREFEAVDKIADYSVGQKIGIDIFKIGETINIISNMKGRGFSGVVKRHGFHGGKATHGSDSHRIPGSIGSSAWPSRVVKGKKMPGHYGNTRKTVKNLKIMDILQEDGIMLVKGCVPGPNQGVILIMKKNS
- the rpsJ gene encoding 30S ribosomal protein S10 → MKTSSKIRIRLRAYDHKLIDHASSDIVETAKKTGAKIVGPVPLPTMINKFCVLRSPHIDKKSREQFEVRTHKRLLDILDPTQNTIDALMKLDLSPGVGVDIKQL
- the tuf gene encoding elongation factor Tu produces the protein MAKEKFDRKKVHVNVGTIGHIDHGKTTLTAAITKLNGLKGRAKYVPFDQIDKAPEERERGITIATAHVEYETDNRHYAHVDCPGHADYIKNMITGAAQMDGAILVVAADDGPMPQTREHILLARQVGVPNMVVFLNKCDMVDDEELIELVELELRELLTKYNFPGDDTPIIRGSALKALQSDSVDSDDAKCVFELMDAIDSFIPDPKRDIDKEFLMPIEDVFSISGRGTVVTGRMERGIVRIGDEVEIVGIRPTAKTVCTGVEMFRKLLDEGRAGDNVGLLLRGTKREEIERGQVIAKPGSITPHKKFKAEVYVLSKEEGGRHTPFFNGYRPQFYFRTTDVTGIITLPQGVEMIMPGDNIAISVDLITPIAMEKELRFAIREGGRTVGAGVVTDIIE
- the rpsG gene encoding 30S ribosomal protein S7, with the translated sequence MARKREAEERKISYDAKYNSFLVAKFTNNIMKNGKKSIAESIIYDAFDIIAEKTNDSGLKTFEQAIDKVRPSFEVKSRRVGGSTYQVPTEIRSTRRLALAMKWIIVNARKRSEKTMAKKLAGEIIDAANERGASVKKKEDTHKMAEANKAFAHYKW
- a CDS encoding 30S ribosomal protein S12, whose amino-acid sequence is MPTINQLVRMGRKKAKKKVKTPALKGAPQKRGVCTRVYTTTPKKPNSALRKVARVRLTSGVEVTAYIPGVGHNLQEHSVVLVRGGRVKDLPGVRYHIVRGTLDTLGVADRKQGRSKYGTKKPK